The genomic DNA TGACACCAGGCCCATAAGCTGAAGAAGGCCAGAGGCGACACTGCCTCTGGCCTTCTTCGACTCCGCAGAGTGCGCGGACTCTGATGCGCTCAGATGGTGACGGGGCCGTTCTCCGTGTTGAAGCTCACCGACATGATGCCCGGCGTCCCGTGTGGTGCGGACCAGTCGATGTTGATCTCCGAGATCGGCTTGGCATCCTGAGTGCCCAGCCAATCGCGCAGACGATCGCGGTCCCCGGCGATCTGCAGGGTGTCGATGTCGACGGCCTCATTCGTCTTGTACGTCGACGGGTGTTGCGAGGAGTCGGCGGACCACTTGATGAAGAACGGCAGCTGGGGATCGGCGATGAGCCCCTTGACACCGATCTGCAGCCACCGAAGTTCCAAACCGGACTCCGGCGTGCGGTTTCCATCGACAGCCTTGCGCTCGAGGCGGGTTTCGACTGCGGTGAGATCGTCGACCGAGACGCACCAGCCCATCCAGCCGCCGCCGAGCTCGGAACGAGCCCGGACGGCCTGACCGAAGGGCGTCGAGAGAGCGGCCGGATGCTCCAAGGCTTCCACGACTTCGAGGTAATGACCGTTCGCTAGGGGGAAGATGAGGTTTCTGGTGCCGAATCGAGGATGCACACCGCCGTCGTAGGGAGCCACTCCGAGCTTGTCTGCGATCCGCTCAGCGGTCGCACGATAGCCGTCAGGTTCACTGGCGTATGACACATGATCGAGTTTCATGACACGACAATCGCATAACCTGGCTCACACTGCCCCTTAGGCTTACCTAAGAAATCGTGATGATCGTCACGCTGGGGTCCCGGCCGTCGCCAAAGCGAAACCGCCCGGATGTCATCATCCGGGCGGTCGCAGATCAGCGCTGAGTTCTCAGCACAGTGAGAGGGGAGGGACTCAGTGGCCCTCGGCCTTGAATCGTTCGATGGAGGCATTGACCTCTGCCTCTGCGGCTTCGCGACCTGCCCAGGACGAACCCTTGACGTACTTGCCGGGCTCGAGGTCCTTGTACCGGTTGAAGAAGTGCTCGATCGAGTCGAGCATGAACTGGTCCACATCCGAGATGTCGGTGTAGGAGTCCCAGCGAGGATCTCCGGCGGGAACGGCGAGGACCTTGTCATCGCCTCCGGCCTCGTCTTCCATCTGGAACATGCCGATGGGACGGATGTCGATGAGCACACCGGGGAACAGCGGCTCGGGCAGCAGCACGAGCACGTCGAGAGGGTCGCCGTCGTTTCCGAGCGTGTCTTCGATATAGCCGTAATCGGCGGGGTACTGCATCGAGGTGTAGAGGTAGCGATCGAGCTTGACCCGACCGGTCTCATGATCGACTTCGTACTTGTTGCGGGACCCCTGGGGGATCTCGATTGTGGCCAGCAGTTCCATAGTGCTCCTTCACGTTAGGGGTGCATCACTAGAATAGATGGTACAAGTCCCCGTCACCGCCCACCGACGGCGACCGCCTCACGGTCGTCGAGGAATGAGAGTCTGCGTTTGAACGACACCGATGCGCCGCAGAACCCGTCAGACTCCGGCTCCCCGCGCCGCGACCGCAGAAAGGCGACCTCCCGGGGGAGGAAGGGCGGTCCGATCACCGCAGGGATCATCGTCCTCGCGCTCGGAGCCTATACCGCCGTCGACGCCTACGACCTCGTGCCCGGCCTGCCCAGCGTACTGACCACCGAACCCCAGGTCGAGGTCCAGACTGTGCCCACTCCGCAGGCCCACGCCCAGCAGGTGCCCGCCCCCGCCTCGGCGGTCGACGATTCCGCTCCCGTGCCCACACAGATTCCGAAGACGATCGACGCCGTGCTCAAGGATTCGAAGGTCAAGGGCTTCGGCCTCGAGGTCCGCGACGGGATCAGCGATGATGTCCTCTACGCGAAGGACGAGACGAAACCGCGCACTCCCGCCTCCGTGACGAAGGTGCTCACAGCGGCCGCCTCCCTGTCCGCGATCGGCGGAGAGAAGCGTTTGGCGACGACGACGGACTTCGACGCGGACACGAACACCCTGACGCTGACCGGCGGCGGCGATGTGCTCCTGTCGCCCGGAGACTCCGATCCCGGTTCGGTCAACGGGCACGGGGGACTGCGGACCCTGGCCGAAGACACCGCTGCCGCGCTCAAGGACCAGGACATCACCGAGGTGGCTCTCAACCTGGACACGAGCCGCTACGTCGGCGAGGACTTCGATTCCGGCTGGTCCCGGTCCGATATCGCCAAGGGAGTGATCACCCCGATCCAGCCGATCATGGTCGACACCGCCTACGTCGGGTCGAAGAACGCCGAGTGGCGGGGCCGCAGCGAACACCCGGCAAAGGACGCGTTCTCGATCTTCGATGGAGAGCTGAAGAAGACCGGGATCACCGTCACCGAGGCGACCGACCGGTCCGAATCCGAGACGACGTCCGAGTCCGAGAATCCGCAGGAGCTCGCCCGGGTGGAATCGGCGACGATCTCCGAGATCGTCGAATACGCGCTCGTGCACAGCGACAACGTCGTCGCCGAGATGCTCGGCAACGAGGTCGCCATCGCCCAGGGACAGGAGGGCAGCCTCGAGAACGGTCCCATGGCGGTCCTGGAAGCTCTCGGTGAATCCGTCGACCTCGGGCGCACCCACCTCGTCGACACCTCGGGGCTGTCCTATGACAACCGGATCGCCCCGCACGATCTCACGACCGTCCTGCAGGCCTCGGTCGTCGCCGATGACTCGCTGGCCGGGCTCGTCAGCTACTTCCCCGTCGGCGGACTGACCGGCACCCTGCACGACCGATTCCTCGACGAGAGGAACGCCTCCGGGGTGGTGCACGCGAAGACCGGAACGCTGTCGACCGTGACCTCCCTGGCCGGGGGAGTGCTCGACGCGGAAGGCCGCTACCTCGTATTCTCCATCCAGATCGACGACGTGGATAAGGACAAGATCTTGGAAGCCAGAAAGACCGTGGACGATATCGTCACAGCCCTCGCGAACTGCGGCTGCCGATGATCATCGACGAGAACTTCGCCGCCCGCACCGCCCGTGAGCTCGTCTCCGCGGCGAAGGTCCCCGAACCGGGTGTGCTCGACGGACTCGTCGAGGGGATGAAGGACAATGCGCTGACCGCCCAGGACCTCGTGCTCGACTCATTTCTGCTGCCGCCGGAGCACGCCGATGATGTGCGCGGCCGCCTCGCCGCGGGTTCCGTGCTCGTCCTCGACCAGGTCAGCTGGGTCAAAGCCAACGCGCAGTCCGTCAACGGAATGCTCGACGAGGCGGCACTGCCCGCCCCGGTCAGCCCCGCCACCGCGAAGGCCGGTGCCGTCGAGGTCGCCGGGGTCCTCTCACTCCTGTCGACCCGGGTGCTCGGCCAGTTCGACCCCTTCGCCGTGGAGACGGGACGGCTGATGTTCGTCGCCCCCGCCGTGCTCATCGCGGAGAAGGCCATGGACGTCGACCCGCGCGACTTCCGCATGTGGGTGGCCCTCCACGAAGCCACCCACCAAGTGCAGTTCGCGACCGCGCCCTGGTTGCGCGAACACATGCGCACCCTGCTCTCCGGAGCCGTGTCCACCCGACTGACGATCCCGGGAGTCGGCGGGATCGTCGACCTCTTCGCCACCCTCGGGCGCATCGTCAAGGGCGAGGCCAGCATCATCGACCTCATCCGCGACGAGAACATGCGCACAGCACTCGACGAGGCCACCGCGATCCTGTCCCTGCTCGAAGGGCACGCCGATGTCGTCATGGACGAAGTCGGCGCCGGTGTCATCCCGAGCGTGCGTCAGCTGCGCCGGAAGTTCGAGGCCCGCCGTGACGCCAGTCAGGGCGGAATACTGACCAATCTGCTCGGAATGGACCTCAAACTCGCGCAGTATCGCGACGGGGCGAAGTTCGTCCGCGCCGTCCGCCGCGAGGTTGGGCAGAAGGGCTTCTCCCGCATCTATGCCGAACCCGCGAATCTGCCGCGCACGGCAGAGATCCACGACCCGCAGCTCTGGCTCGACCGTGTCCACGGCTGAGGGTCCGCGCAGCGCAGCCTCGCCGAGGCGGCCGACCCTCGACCCCGCCAGTGCTGCCATCCGCACTGCCGTTCGTGCCGCACTTGCGGACGCAGGAACGTCTGTCCCAGGCCTCATCGTCGCAGTGTCCGGGGGAGCGGATTCGATGGCGCTGCTGCACGCGACCGCGTTCCTGCATCGTCGCGGTGAGATCCGTGCCCGTGCCGTCACCGTCGAGCACGGTCTGCAGGCCGTCACCGCCGAGGTGGCCGACCGGGTCGCCGCCACCGCCGAATCCTGGGGCATGCCCGCCGAGGTGATGAGGGTGAGCATCCATGCCGGCGAAGAGGGCCTGGAAGCCGCGGCACGCACCGCTCGTTATGCCGCCCTCGAAACCGCTCGGACCGCAGCCGAAGCCGACTGGATCCTCACCGCCCATACCCGCAGCGACCAGGCCGAGACCGTTCTGCTCGGACTCATGCGCGGATCGGGCACTCGGTCCTTGGCCGGGATGAGTCCGCTGGCCGGTCGCCTCATGCGTCCCCTGCTCGGCCTCGACCGAGATCGGACCGAAGCGTCCTGCCGGGCGCAGTGCATCGAGATCTGGGACGACCCGATGAACGCCGACACCGCGTTCACCCGAGTCCGGGCCCGGCAGCTGCTGGCCGGACTCGAAGCCGAACTCGGCCAACCGATCACGGCGAACCTCGCGCGCACCGCCGACCTGTGCCGAGCCGACGCCGATTTCATCGATGCTCACGCCGAGGCGGCAGGGCAGCAGGTCCGTGGAGCCGCCTCGGTGCCGGTGGAGGTCTTTACCGCACTCGACGATGCCGTGCTCAGCCGCGTCGTGCGCGACTGGGCGATCTCGCTCGGCGTGCCCGCACAGAACCTCGGAGCGGTGCGGGTCGCCGAACTCTGCGCTCTCATCCGTGACCGCAGGCGCGGTCGCCTGTCCCTGCCCGGCGACTCGGAAGTCGTCGTCTCCGGCGATCGGGCCGTGTTCCAGCTCGCAGCGAAGGGCCGCTGAGGCTCAGCTCAGCCGCGGCCCGCCTGCCAGTTCGCCACCGGAGGCGATGAGCCGACCGCCCTTGAACACGTCCCGGTCCTTGGAGCAGTCCATGATCGCCGAGGTGACCGTATCGGCGTCGACGAGTAAGAAGTCGGCGGGAGCGCCCACCGCCAGACCGAACCGGGAATCGTCGACCAGCGCCGAACCGTCGGGACGAGCACCGGCCATGACCTGAGCTCCTCCGCGGGAGGCGATATCGAGGCAGCCTTCGATGTCGGCATCACGGCGGAACCCGTTCGTGAACGCCAGTTGCCAGGTCCGACGCAGCAGATCGCCGTCACCATAGGGACTCCAGTAGTCCCGCTGACCGTCCTCGCCGAGTCCCAGGGCCATGCGGCGCTCACGGATGAGAGCCTGCGGCAGCACGCCCTTGGCCGGGGCAACCGTCGTCAGGGATACTCCCGCCTCGGCGAGGACATCGAGGATCCGGACGACCTCAGGTTCCGGATTCGTGTTGAGAGCGAAGGCATGGGAGACCGTGACCTGACCCTGCATTCCCGTCGCCCGGGTGCGGGCGACGATCTCCTCGAGGGTGAACAGGCCTGCGGTGCCCGCCTCGTGGAGGTGGATGTCGATGCCCTTGCCATGCTTCTCGGCCAGGCCGAAGACGACGTCGAGGTGGGAGACCGGATCCCGGTCGTAGACCAGCGGATCGAGTCCGCCGACAAGATCCGCGCCCTCGGCCAGAGCTGCATCGAGCAGCTCTTCGACGCCGTGCTCGTGCACGATTCCGGCCTGCGGGAAGGCCACGATCTGGAAATCGAGGACATCGGCATGAGCCTCGAGCGCGGCCCTGACCCCGTGGATGCGCTCGAGACCGCAGTCGGCATCGACTTGTGCATGAGAGCGGATGCGCGTGCCTCCGGACGCGATGATCTTGGCAATCGCAAACGCGGCCTGATCGGCGACGCTGCGCTCGCCGTGGCGCCAGTTCTCGCGATCGTTCATGATGTACCCGTGCAGAGTGCCGTCGGCGGTGTGAGGTCGGAACGTCTGGCCCATCCGATTCGAATCCAGATGAGCATGCACATCGCCGAGGCTCGGCAGCAGGATCCGCCCCGCCCCGTCGATGACCTCGACCCCGGTCGATGTCGTCCCGGTCGCCGGAGACCCGGAATCGGGGGCGGCATCCTCGGCGGGGAAGAGGCGAGAGAAGCGACCATCGGTGATCTCGACATCGATGGCGGGAGCACCAGGGGTGCGCGGAAACAGACGCACATTCTTCACAACGATCATGTGCACAGCCTACGACCGTCAAACGGTATACCATCGGAAGCTGTGCCCGTCTGCGTGCCTCTATGGGCCGCGGCCCGCGCGCACGACGACTACAGCGGTCTGAAAGGATGAGGCCATGACGACTTCGCCCGAGCAGGGTTTCCGACGCACCCGCGGCCTCGACGTTCTGGCGCTGGCCTGTCTCGTCCTCATCGCCGCCTCGCTGCGCCCGGCCGCCTCCTCCCTGGGCCCGGTGCTCTCCGAAGTCAGCGACGGATTCTCCCTGGCCGAATGGCAGACCGGTCTGCTCACGGCTCTGCCGGGGCTCGTGTTCGCCATCTGCGGCATCATCGCCGTACCCCTGCTCAAACGGCTCGGCCTGTTCTCCGCTCTGGCCCTGAGCGCGGCCCTCATCGTGGCAGGCGTCGGTCTGCGCGCCGTCGTCACCGAATGGGTGGCCTTCGCTCTGCTCACGGTCCTCGCCCTGGCCGGAATGTCGATCGGCAACGTCATCCTGCCGGTCTACGTCAAGTCCCGCTTCCCGCACCGGCCCACGCTGGGAGCGACGACGTTCACCGTCTCGCTCGGTCTCGGATCGATGCTCCCCTCGCTGCTGACAGCGCCGTTGGCCGAACAGTTCGGCGGGTGGCGCTTCGGTCTCGGCTTCTGGATGGTCCTGCCCCTGTCCGCGCTCATCACCTGGACGGTGCTGCGGACGCTGAAGTCCGTACCCGTCCTCTCCGGACAGGCAGCGGAGCGCGGTGGGCAGCAGGAGGAGGCGCCGCCTCGGCGAGCGGTATTCACCTCACCCAAGGCGCGGTATATGGCCATGTTCTTCGGCCTCCAGTCGGCCAATGCCTATCTCCAGTTCGGGTGGCTGCCGCAGATCTACCGCGACGCCGGACTCGACCCCTTCCTCGCCGGGACCATGCTCACGATCGTCACCTTCGGCGGTCTGCCCGGCGGATTCCTCGCCCCGCAGATCATCGTCCGGGGCATCGCCCCACGCGCCTTCCTCGTCTCCTTCGGGGCCAGCGCCGTCGCCGGCTATACCGGACTGCTGCTCAGTCCGGTCAGCCTCCCCTGGCTGTGGGCGGCTCTGCTCGGATACGGCGGATTCGCGTTCCCCGCCGCGCTGGCGCTCATCACCTCCCGCACTCGCGAGGTCTCCGTCACCGCCTCGACTTCGGCGTTCGTCCAGTCCTCGGGCTATGTGCTCGCCGCACTGTGCCCCCTGGCCGTGGGCGGACTGCTCGGGGTCAGCGGCGGCTGGCAGGTGCCGCTGTGGTTCATGGTCATCATCTCCGTGCTCATGGCGATCACCGGTTGGCTGTCGGCCGGTCCGGGGGCCGTCGACGACGAACTGGCACAGACATCCGGGCCCACTGGCACCGGTGAGGCAAAGTGACCCATAATGGAATCTCCAGGACCCGCATCTGAGGAGAATCGACACTCGTGGACATCAACGATCTCGGCAATGACATCGAAAAAGTACTCGTCTCGGAAGAGCAGATAGCCGCACGACTCGTTGAACTGGCCGCCGCCATCGATGCAGACTACAAAGACAAGGACATCCTCCTCGTCGGCGTCCTCAAAGGCGCCGTCATGGTCATGGCCGACCTCGCCCGGGCCCTGCATTCGCCTGTGACGATGGACTGGATGGCCGTGTCCTCCTACGGTTCGGGCACCAAGTCCTCCGGCGTCGTGCGGATCCTCAAGGACCTCGACACCGACCTCACCGATCGGCACGTCCTCATCGTCGAAGACATCATCGACTCCGGCCTCACTCTGTCCTGGCTGGTCCAGAACCTGCGCAGCCGCGGAGCTGCCACCGTCGAGATCTGCACCATGCTGCGCAAACCCGAAGCCGTCAAGGTCGACATCGACGTCAAGTACGTCGGCTTCGACGTGCCCAATGAATTCGTCATCGGCTACGGCCTCGACTATGCGGAGAAGTACCGCAATGTGCCGTTCGTGGCGACCCTGGCTCAGCACGTCTACAGCTGAGCCCGCCGGCACCGCTTTTTACGCCCGCGGCGAACCCGGACCGAGGCCGGGGTCTGTGACGGAATAGATTCGGCACGCATTCGGGCTATAGGGGTGCGAAGTACTAGGCTGTGGGGGATGTTCCCAGGCAGCCTCGGTAGCCTGAAACGGTTGCCCACATCTTTTTCCTGAGAGGACTTATGGCCGAGTCGAAAAAACGTCGCCCCCTTTTGAACAAGGCGACGAAGGGCCCATTGGTCTGGATCGTCCTGGCGCTGCTCGTCGTATCGATCGGTGCTCTGCTGTTCAGCCAGTCCGGGTTCAGCCAGATCGACACCGAACAGGGTCTGCAGCTGCTGGAGGACGACAAGGTCGAACAGGCCAAGATCGTCGACAAGGACCAGCGTGTCGACCTCACTCTCAAGGACGACTTCGAGGTCGACGGCAAGGACTTCGGCAAGAAGGTCCAGTTCTTCTACGTCGAACAGCGCGGAGAGCAGGTCGTCGAGGCCGTCGACTCCGCCGGCCCCGACAAGGGCTTCACCGATGAGGTTCCCAAGCAGAGCTGGCTGATGTCGCTGCTGGGCACGCTCATCCCGTTCGTCATCATCTTCGTCGTCTTCTGGTTCCTCATCTCGCAGATGTCTGGCGGGAAGATGATGAACTTCGGCAAGTCGAAGGCGAAGCTCGTCAACAAGGAGAACCCGGACGTCACCTTCAAGGACGTCGCCGGAGTCGACGAGGCACTCGAAGAGCTCGAAGAGATCAAGGAGTTCCTCGCGGAGCCGGAGAAGTTCAAGGCCGTGGGAGCGAAGATCCCCAAGGGCGTGCTCCTCTACGGACAGCCCGGTACGGGCAAGACCCTGCTGGCCAAAGCCGTCGCCGGTGAGGCCGGAGTCCCGTTCTACTCGATCTCCGGTTCCGACTTCGTCGAGATGTACGTCGGCGTCGGTGCCTCACGAGTTCGAGACCTGTTCGAACAGGCGAAGTCGAACGCCCCCTGCATCATCTTCATCGACGAGATCGACGCCGTCGGCCGCCAGCGCGGCGCAGGAATGGGCGGCGGACACGACGAGCGCGAACAGACGCTCAACCAGCTGCTCGTCGAGATGGACGGATTCGACGTCAAGACGAACGTCATCCTCATCGCCGCGACCAACCGTCCCGACGTCCTCGATCCGGCGCTGCTGCGTCCCGGACGCTTCGACCGGCAGATCCCCGTCGAAGCCCCTGACATGAAGGGCCGCAAGCACATCCTCGAGGTCCACGCCGCCGACAAGCCGCTGGCCGAGGAGGTCGACCTCGGGCAGGTGGCGAAGCGGACCCCCGGCTTCTCCGGTGCGGACCTGGCCAATGTCCTCAACGAGGCGGCCCTGCTCACCGCACGTGAGAATGCGAAGGTCATCGACAACCGGATCCTGGATGAGGCCATCGACCGTGTCATCGCCGGCCCGCAGAAGCGGACGCGACTGATGAACGACAAGGAACGCCTCGTCACCGCCTACCACGAGGGCGGGCACGCACTGGTCGCCGCGGCCATGAACCAGACCGACCCGGTGACGAAGGTGACGATCCTCCCGCGCGGACGCGCACTCGGCTACACGATGGTGCTGCCCAGCGAGGACAAGTACTCGACGACCCGCAACGAGCTGCTCGACCAGCTCGCCTACGCCATGGGCGGGCGTGTGGCCGAGGAGATCGTCTTCCACGACCCGACCACCGGCGCCAGCAACGACATCGAGAAGGCGACGAACATCGCCCGGAAGATGGTCACCCAGTACGGAATGAGCGAGAAACTGGGCATGGTCAAGATCGGCGACGACCAGTCCGAACCCTTCGCCGGCCGCGGTTACGGCGGCGGCGACGAATACGGGGATTCGACCCTGTCCTCGATCGATCGCGAGGTCCGCGGTCTCATCGACTCCGCGCACGCCGACGCCTACTGGGCGCTGACGCACAACCGCGATGTGCTCGACAACCTCGCCTACCAGCTGCTCGAACGCGAAACGCTGGACCAGGCCGCCCTCGAGGAGATCTTCGCCCCCGTCGTCAAACGCGCCACCCGCGACGTGTGGCTGGCCCACGACGATCGCCCCGTGTCCGAACGCGGCCCCATCGTTCCGCCCGCACCGCAGAGCGAACGCAGCCACGGTGAAGGATCGACCGGCGCCGAGGTGGACACCACCGACATCCCCGGAGCCGGACCCACGGGCGTCAGCGGACCCCACGTCCCGCACAACCCGCCGGGACCCGAGAACCCGAACGGCCCGACCGGCCCGACGGGCGGCCCCACCGGGGGACGGACCGGAGGACCAGGCACAAGCGGTCCGGGAACCGGGGGACCGGCGACGAACGACACGAACGAAGACAGAGGGAACAACGACTGATGGCCGATATCGAAGAGGTCTCCGCCGGTCTCGGGCCCGCCCCCGCAGGGCAGGACAATAAGGTCGACCAGGAGCGCATCGCCGCTGCCGTGCGTGAGATCCTCATCGCCGTCGGCGAAGACCCCGACCGGGAAGGTCTCGTCGAGACTCCCGGCCGAGTGGCTCGGGCCTATGAGGAGATCTTCGCGGGACTCCACCGCGACCCGGCCGAAGTCCTCGGCGTCACCTTCGACATCAGCCACGAGGAACTCGTCCTCGTCCGCGATATCGACCTCTACTCGACCTGCGAACACCACCTCGTGCCCTTTCACGGAGTCGCCCACATCGGCTACATCCCGAGCAAGAACGGCAAGATCACGGGACTGTCGAAACTGGCCCGCCTCGTCGAGATCTATGCGCGGCGCCCCCAGGTGCAGGAACGCCTGACCTCACAGATCGCCGACGCGCTCGTCGATCATCTCGAACCGCAGGGCGTCATCGTCGTCGTCGAAGCCGAACACCTGTGCATGACCATGCGCGGAGTGCGCAAGCCAGGAGCCTCGACCATCACCTCGGCCGTGCGCGGGCAGCTGCGCGAAAGCGCCTCCCGAGCAGAAGCGATGAGTCTCATCCTCGGTCGCTGAGGCAGAACACGGATCACACAGCGATGGACGAAACAGCCGCGAAGACGACGCAGATCATGGGCGTCCTCAATGTCACCCCCGACTCCTTCTCCGACGGCGGGCTGTGGTTCGACCATGACCGGGCCGTCGCCCACGGACTCGAACTCATGGCCGCCGGCGCCGACATCATCGACGTCGGCGGCGAATCGACGCGTCCGGGATCGGCCCGCGTCGACGAAGCCGAAGAGCTGCGCCGAGTCGTCCCGGTCGTACGTGAGCTCGCCGCAGCCGGAGCTGTCATCAGCGTCGACACGATGCGTGCCCGCGTCGCCGCAGAATCCCTGGCAGCCGGAGCTCATATCATCAACGACGTCTCTGCCGGACAGTCGGACCCCACCATGCTCAGCGTCGCCGCCGAGACCGGAGCTCCCATCGTGCTCATGCACTGGCGCGGCTACCTCGACCATGCTTCCGCGACGTTCCACTACGACGATGTCGTCGCCGAGGTGATCTCCGAGCTGCGCACCCGCATCGACGAAGCCATCGCGGTCGGCGTCGAACCTGCGAATATCATCGTCGACCCCGGACTCGGGTTCTCGAAGAACGCCGAACACAACTGGCAGCTGCTCTCCGCGCTCGACGAATTCGCCGCCCTCGACCACCGACTCCTCGTCGCCGCCAGCCGGAAGCGCTTCATCGCCTCCCTGCTCAGCCCCGACGACCCGAAACAGGCCGAACAGGCGGCGAAGGATCAGGCCACGGCCACGATCTCCGCGATCTCCGCGCAGGCCGGTGCCTGGGCGGTCCGGGTCCACGATCCGGCCACCTCGGCGGTCGCCTGCAAGGTCATCGCCGCGGTCAGGGAACACTCCGCAGCAGCGGCACACCCGTCAGCGGACTCCGGGACTGAGGGAGCCGGGCGATGACCGGCGCAGAGGCGGCCCCCGACCGCATCGAACTGCGCGGACTGACGGTGCGCGGAAACCATGGCGTCTTCGACTTCGAGAAACGAGACGGCCAGGACTTCGTCATCGACGTCACCCTCCACACCTCCGTCGCACGTGCCGCGGCCACCGACGACCTCGCCGAGACGATCCACTACGGCGAACTTGCCGAAGACGTCGCCGGAATCGTCGAGAACAACACCTTCGACCTCATCGAAACGCTGGCCGAACGCATCGCCGACCGCTGCCTGAGCCTGTGCGAACACGTCGAGGTCGTCGTCCACAAACCCTCGGCACCGATCCAACGGACCTTCGACGATGTGCGCATCCGCGTCGAACGCACACGCGCCGCCTCTGCCGCCTCCTCGGTAGGGGAGCCTGCAACGGCTGCGGACGCCGCGCCCGCTTCGGGTGGCACGGCCGAGGGAGAGACC from Brevibacterium sp. JSBI002 includes the following:
- a CDS encoding zinc-dependent metalloprotease; protein product: MIIDENFAARTARELVSAAKVPEPGVLDGLVEGMKDNALTAQDLVLDSFLLPPEHADDVRGRLAAGSVLVLDQVSWVKANAQSVNGMLDEAALPAPVSPATAKAGAVEVAGVLSLLSTRVLGQFDPFAVETGRLMFVAPAVLIAEKAMDVDPRDFRMWVALHEATHQVQFATAPWLREHMRTLLSGAVSTRLTIPGVGGIVDLFATLGRIVKGEASIIDLIRDENMRTALDEATAILSLLEGHADVVMDEVGAGVIPSVRQLRRKFEARRDASQGGILTNLLGMDLKLAQYRDGAKFVRAVRREVGQKGFSRIYAEPANLPRTAEIHDPQLWLDRVHG
- the hpt gene encoding hypoxanthine phosphoribosyltransferase; translated protein: MDINDLGNDIEKVLVSEEQIAARLVELAAAIDADYKDKDILLVGVLKGAVMVMADLARALHSPVTMDWMAVSSYGSGTKSSGVVRILKDLDTDLTDRHVLIVEDIIDSGLTLSWLVQNLRSRGAATVEICTMLRKPEAVKVDIDVKYVGFDVPNEFVIGYGLDYAEKYRNVPFVATLAQHVYS
- a CDS encoding inorganic diphosphatase, giving the protein MELLATIEIPQGSRNKYEVDHETGRVKLDRYLYTSMQYPADYGYIEDTLGNDGDPLDVLVLLPEPLFPGVLIDIRPIGMFQMEDEAGGDDKVLAVPAGDPRWDSYTDISDVDQFMLDSIEHFFNRYKDLEPGKYVKGSSWAGREAAEAEVNASIERFKAEGH
- a CDS encoding amidohydrolase family protein; protein product: MIVVKNVRLFPRTPGAPAIDVEITDGRFSRLFPAEDAAPDSGSPATGTTSTGVEVIDGAGRILLPSLGDVHAHLDSNRMGQTFRPHTADGTLHGYIMNDRENWRHGERSVADQAAFAIAKIIASGGTRIRSHAQVDADCGLERIHGVRAALEAHADVLDFQIVAFPQAGIVHEHGVEELLDAALAEGADLVGGLDPLVYDRDPVSHLDVVFGLAEKHGKGIDIHLHEAGTAGLFTLEEIVARTRATGMQGQVTVSHAFALNTNPEPEVVRILDVLAEAGVSLTTVAPAKGVLPQALIRERRMALGLGEDGQRDYWSPYGDGDLLRRTWQLAFTNGFRRDADIEGCLDIASRGGAQVMAGARPDGSALVDDSRFGLAVGAPADFLLVDADTVTSAIMDCSKDRDVFKGGRLIASGGELAGGPRLS
- a CDS encoding CynX/NimT family MFS transporter, which gives rise to MTTSPEQGFRRTRGLDVLALACLVLIAASLRPAASSLGPVLSEVSDGFSLAEWQTGLLTALPGLVFAICGIIAVPLLKRLGLFSALALSAALIVAGVGLRAVVTEWVAFALLTVLALAGMSIGNVILPVYVKSRFPHRPTLGATTFTVSLGLGSMLPSLLTAPLAEQFGGWRFGLGFWMVLPLSALITWTVLRTLKSVPVLSGQAAERGGQQEEAPPRRAVFTSPKARYMAMFFGLQSANAYLQFGWLPQIYRDAGLDPFLAGTMLTIVTFGGLPGGFLAPQIIVRGIAPRAFLVSFGASAVAGYTGLLLSPVSLPWLWAALLGYGGFAFPAALALITSRTREVSVTASTSAFVQSSGYVLAALCPLAVGGLLGVSGGWQVPLWFMVIISVLMAITGWLSAGPGAVDDELAQTSGPTGTGEAK
- a CDS encoding VOC family protein: MKLDHVSYASEPDGYRATAERIADKLGVAPYDGGVHPRFGTRNLIFPLANGHYLEVVEALEHPAALSTPFGQAVRARSELGGGWMGWCVSVDDLTAVETRLERKAVDGNRTPESGLELRWLQIGVKGLIADPQLPFFIKWSADSSQHPSTYKTNEAVDIDTLQIAGDRDRLRDWLGTQDAKPISEINIDWSAPHGTPGIMSVSFNTENGPVTI
- the tilS gene encoding tRNA lysidine(34) synthetase TilS, translated to MSTAEGPRSAASPRRPTLDPASAAIRTAVRAALADAGTSVPGLIVAVSGGADSMALLHATAFLHRRGEIRARAVTVEHGLQAVTAEVADRVAATAESWGMPAEVMRVSIHAGEEGLEAAARTARYAALETARTAAEADWILTAHTRSDQAETVLLGLMRGSGTRSLAGMSPLAGRLMRPLLGLDRDRTEASCRAQCIEIWDDPMNADTAFTRVRARQLLAGLEAELGQPITANLARTADLCRADADFIDAHAEAAGQQVRGAASVPVEVFTALDDAVLSRVVRDWAISLGVPAQNLGAVRVAELCALIRDRRRGRLSLPGDSEVVVSGDRAVFQLAAKGR
- the dacB gene encoding D-alanyl-D-alanine carboxypeptidase/D-alanyl-D-alanine-endopeptidase; translated protein: MNDTDAPQNPSDSGSPRRDRRKATSRGRKGGPITAGIIVLALGAYTAVDAYDLVPGLPSVLTTEPQVEVQTVPTPQAHAQQVPAPASAVDDSAPVPTQIPKTIDAVLKDSKVKGFGLEVRDGISDDVLYAKDETKPRTPASVTKVLTAAASLSAIGGEKRLATTTDFDADTNTLTLTGGGDVLLSPGDSDPGSVNGHGGLRTLAEDTAAALKDQDITEVALNLDTSRYVGEDFDSGWSRSDIAKGVITPIQPIMVDTAYVGSKNAEWRGRSEHPAKDAFSIFDGELKKTGITVTEATDRSESETTSESENPQELARVESATISEIVEYALVHSDNVVAEMLGNEVAIAQGQEGSLENGPMAVLEALGESVDLGRTHLVDTSGLSYDNRIAPHDLTTVLQASVVADDSLAGLVSYFPVGGLTGTLHDRFLDERNASGVVHAKTGTLSTVTSLAGGVLDAEGRYLVFSIQIDDVDKDKILEARKTVDDIVTALANCGCR